One genomic segment of Vibrio sp. SCSIO 43136 includes these proteins:
- a CDS encoding TetR/AcrR family transcriptional regulator, translating into MKTRDKITYGALELFNEQGERNITTNHIAAHLDISPGNLYYHYRNKQEIVRSIFELYSSELLEKFAPIKQPGNGMNLLEYYMESIFTLMWKYRFLYANLPEILSRDSELHNDYLLVQSKLQANLVAIMQEFRAIKLLSATDEELRSLLRTLHLIATSWLSYQITLSTHNQVTEKIIIQGMKQMMAIVKPYATPEGVVQLKSIEIHLGD; encoded by the coding sequence ATGAAGACCAGAGATAAAATTACCTATGGTGCACTTGAACTGTTCAATGAGCAGGGCGAGCGAAACATCACCACTAACCATATCGCTGCTCATCTAGACATTAGCCCAGGGAACCTTTACTACCACTACCGCAACAAGCAAGAAATTGTGCGCAGCATATTTGAGCTCTATTCATCGGAACTGTTAGAAAAATTTGCCCCAATCAAGCAGCCAGGCAACGGAATGAATTTGCTGGAATACTACATGGAGTCAATCTTCACCCTGATGTGGAAGTATCGATTCCTGTACGCCAACCTACCAGAAATTCTAAGCCGAGATAGCGAGCTTCATAACGACTACCTTTTGGTGCAAAGTAAACTTCAAGCCAACCTTGTTGCCATCATGCAGGAGTTTCGAGCGATTAAGTTATTGTCTGCGACTGATGAAGAGCTTAGATCACTATTAAGAACTTTGCACTTGATTGCCACCAGTTGGTTAAGCTACCAGATTACGTTATCGACTCATAACCAAGTTACCGAGAAAATCATCATTCAGGGTATGAAGCAGATGATGGCAATAGTAAAGCCTTATGCGACTCCTGAAGGTGTGGTTCAGCTTAAATCGATCGAAATTCATCTCGGCGATTAA